The Microbacterium sp. Nx66 genome contains a region encoding:
- the pstC gene encoding phosphate ABC transporter permease subunit PstC, which yields MSTTAQEPTTAPAPTPAPPTPIKAKQRLGDRVFSGTALAAGIIILVVLALVAAFLVIQSLPAFQLDTTDNHILRGESFWVYVWPLVFGTLWASFIALLIAAPIAIGIALFISHYAHRRLAAFLGYIIDLLAAVPSVVFGLWGGLVLAPMLQPIYVWLNENASWVPFFGGQVSATGKTILTAALVLAVMCIPIMTAICREVFLQTPKLHEEAALALGSTRWEMVRMAVLPFARGGMVSAAMLALGRALGETMAVTMVLSPSAVVSFLVLTATNPTPIPANIALAFPEAHGTGVNTLIATGLILFVVTFAVNAVARWIVARRAEFSGAN from the coding sequence ATGAGCACGACCGCGCAGGAGCCGACAACGGCACCGGCACCGACACCGGCGCCGCCCACACCGATCAAGGCCAAGCAGCGCCTCGGCGACCGGGTCTTCTCCGGCACCGCGCTGGCGGCCGGCATCATCATCCTGGTCGTGCTGGCGCTCGTCGCCGCCTTCCTCGTCATCCAGAGCCTGCCGGCCTTCCAGCTCGACACCACCGACAACCACATCCTCCGGGGCGAGTCGTTCTGGGTGTACGTGTGGCCCCTCGTCTTCGGCACGCTCTGGGCGTCGTTCATCGCCCTCCTGATCGCCGCGCCCATCGCGATCGGCATCGCCCTCTTCATCTCGCACTACGCGCACCGCCGACTCGCCGCCTTCCTCGGCTACATCATCGACCTGCTCGCCGCGGTGCCCTCCGTGGTCTTCGGCCTCTGGGGCGGCCTCGTGCTCGCGCCCATGCTGCAGCCGATCTACGTCTGGCTCAACGAGAACGCGTCGTGGGTGCCGTTCTTCGGCGGTCAGGTCTCCGCGACCGGGAAGACCATCCTCACCGCCGCCCTCGTGCTCGCCGTGATGTGCATCCCGATCATGACCGCCATCTGCCGCGAGGTCTTCCTGCAGACCCCGAAGCTCCATGAGGAGGCGGCCCTCGCCCTCGGCTCCACCCGCTGGGAGATGGTCCGCATGGCCGTCCTCCCCTTCGCCCGCGGCGGCATGGTGTCGGCCGCGATGCTGGCCCTCGGCCGCGCACTCGGCGAGACCATGGCCGTGACGATGGTGCTCTCCCCCTCCGCGGTGGTCAGCTTCCTCGTGCTCACCGCCACCAACCCCACGCCGATCCCCGCCAACATCGCGCTCGCCTTCCCGGAGGCGCACGGCACCGGCGTGAACACGCTGATCGCGACCGGCCTCATCCTCTTCGTCGTGACCTTCGCGGTCAATGCGGTGGCGCGCTGGATCGTCGCCCGCCGCGCCGAGTTCTCGGGAGCGAACTGA
- the pstA gene encoding phosphate ABC transporter permease PstA, producing the protein MTALTSAPPAASTTALTSGRLPKWAPWALLGVSFVVSAAVFGVAAAGSDTPLADFNIAGTVIVGILLYMVIITVISSIAESRRKAVDRLMTALVATAFLIALLPLISLLWTVVANGIERFDAEFFSYSMRNVVGDGGGIVHAIWGTVLITLTATIISVPVGLMTSIYLVEYGRGKIAKAITFFVDVMTGIPSIVAGLFIYAVFALLIRPGISMGFMGALALAVLMTPVVVRGSEELLRIVPNELREASYALGVPKWLTILKVVLPTSIAGIMTSVMLAISRVIGETAPLLLTAGFTQSLNTNIFDGQMMTLPVFAYNQYMNQGTSPDAAVARAWAAALTLILIVMVLNLLARLIAKLFAPKVNGR; encoded by the coding sequence ATGACCGCCCTCACCAGCGCTCCGCCCGCCGCGAGCACCACCGCCCTCACCTCCGGCCGTCTTCCGAAGTGGGCGCCGTGGGCCCTTCTCGGCGTCTCCTTCGTCGTGTCCGCCGCGGTCTTCGGCGTCGCCGCCGCCGGGTCCGACACCCCGCTCGCCGACTTCAACATCGCGGGCACCGTCATCGTCGGCATCCTGCTCTACATGGTGATCATCACCGTGATCTCCTCCATCGCGGAGAGCCGCCGGAAGGCCGTGGACCGCCTGATGACGGCCCTCGTCGCCACCGCCTTCCTCATCGCCCTGCTGCCGCTGATCTCGCTGCTGTGGACCGTGGTGGCGAACGGCATCGAGCGCTTCGACGCCGAGTTCTTCTCCTACTCGATGCGCAACGTCGTCGGCGACGGCGGCGGCATCGTGCACGCGATCTGGGGCACCGTCCTCATCACGCTCACGGCCACGATCATCTCGGTGCCGGTCGGCCTGATGACCTCGATCTACCTCGTCGAGTACGGCCGCGGCAAGATCGCCAAGGCCATCACGTTCTTCGTCGACGTGATGACGGGCATCCCCTCGATCGTCGCCGGTCTGTTCATCTACGCGGTGTTCGCGCTCCTGATCCGCCCCGGCATCTCGATGGGCTTCATGGGCGCGCTCGCGCTCGCGGTGCTGATGACCCCGGTGGTGGTGCGAGGCAGCGAGGAGCTGCTGCGGATCGTTCCGAACGAGCTGCGCGAGGCCTCCTACGCCCTGGGCGTGCCGAAGTGGCTCACGATCCTCAAGGTCGTGCTGCCCACCTCGATCGCCGGCATCATGACCTCGGTGATGCTCGCCATCTCCCGCGTGATCGGCGAGACCGCCCCGCTGCTGCTCACCGCCGGCTTCACGCAGAGCCTGAACACGAACATCTTCGACGGCCAGATGATGACCCTCCCGGTGTTCGCCTACAACCAGTACATGAACCAGGGCACGAGCCCGGACGCCGCCGTCGCGCGCGCCTGGGCCGCCGCCCTCACCCTCATCCTCATCGTCATGGTGCTGAACCTGCTCGCGCGCCTGATCGCGAAGCTGTTCGCCCCGAAGGTCAACGGCCGCTGA
- the pstB gene encoding phosphate ABC transporter ATP-binding protein PstB — MSKSIEVNDLNVYYGNFLAVEGVSLDIQPRSVTAFIGPSGCGKSTFLRTLNRMHEVIPGARVEGEVLLDGKDLYGAGVDPVLVRRQVGMVFQRPNPFPTMSIKENVLAGVKLNNKRMSKSEQDDLVEKSLTGANLWNEVKDRLDRPGSGLSGGQQQRLCIARAIAVSPEVLLMDEPCSALDPISTYAIEELIGELKNEFTIVIVTHNMQQASRVSDKTAFFNIAGTGKPGKLIEYDDTTSIFTTPSVQATEDYVSGRFG; from the coding sequence GTGTCCAAGAGCATCGAAGTCAACGACCTCAACGTCTACTACGGCAACTTCCTCGCGGTCGAAGGCGTCTCCCTCGACATCCAGCCGCGCAGCGTCACGGCCTTCATCGGCCCGTCCGGCTGCGGCAAGTCCACCTTCCTCCGCACCCTCAACCGCATGCACGAGGTCATCCCCGGCGCCCGTGTGGAGGGCGAAGTGCTCCTGGACGGCAAGGACCTCTACGGTGCCGGTGTCGACCCCGTGCTCGTGCGTCGCCAGGTCGGCATGGTGTTCCAGCGCCCCAACCCGTTCCCGACGATGTCGATCAAGGAGAACGTGCTCGCGGGTGTGAAGCTCAACAACAAGCGGATGTCGAAGAGCGAGCAGGACGACCTCGTCGAGAAGTCCCTCACCGGCGCGAACCTGTGGAACGAGGTCAAGGACCGCCTCGACCGTCCCGGCTCCGGACTCTCGGGTGGCCAGCAGCAGCGTCTGTGCATCGCCCGGGCGATCGCCGTCTCCCCCGAGGTGCTGCTGATGGACGAGCCGTGCTCCGCCCTCGACCCCATCTCGACCTACGCGATCGAGGAGCTGATCGGCGAACTCAAGAACGAGTTCACGATCGTCATCGTCACGCACAACATGCAGCAGGCGAGCCGCGTCTCAGACAAGACCGCCTTCTTCAACATCGCCGGCACGGGGAAGCCCGGCAAGCTCATCGAGTACGACGACACCACCAGCATCTTCACCACCCCGTCCGTCCAGGCCACCGAGGACTACGTCTCCGGCCGCTTCGGCTGA
- a CDS encoding DUF559 domain-containing protein, which yields MRTQVGVVGTGRVDLLIDGWLIIETDGRANHEESSLRHRDLVRDATAAGWGHPTLRFDYAMVLHDWPLVERAIVETMRRRP from the coding sequence GTGCGGACGCAGGTCGGCGTGGTCGGAACGGGCCGGGTGGACCTCCTCATCGACGGCTGGCTCATCATCGAGACCGACGGACGCGCCAACCACGAGGAGAGCTCGCTCCGGCACCGCGATCTGGTCCGCGATGCGACCGCTGCCGGCTGGGGTCACCCCACGCTCCGCTTCGACTACGCGATGGTCCTCCATGACTGGCCCCTCGTCGAGCGCGCCATCGTCGAGACCATGCGTCGCCGCCCCTGA
- a CDS encoding aminodeoxychorismate lyase, with protein MTRRFALMIDPVAADEQRDDYADTFTQVDAAAPALSVGELSTQRGDGVFESIGVIDGHAQEVVPHLERLAHSARLCDLPVPNQEQWRQAIQQAAAQLGTGESVIKLILSRGVEHGPTPTAWVTAAPAADFAAVRRNGVKVVTLDRGYDLGAAERAPWLLLGAKTLSYAVNMAALREAKRRGADDAIFLSSDGFVLEAPTASLILRVGDRFTTPAPNGGILHGTTQLSVYDHLLARGFEVGYDRIPAADLTQADAAWLVSSVRLATAITAIDGTPVPVDTALTDDLNTYLLSPRD; from the coding sequence ATGACCCGTCGCTTCGCCCTCATGATCGACCCCGTCGCCGCCGACGAGCAGCGTGACGACTACGCCGACACGTTCACGCAGGTGGACGCCGCGGCCCCCGCCCTCAGCGTCGGCGAGCTGAGCACGCAACGGGGCGACGGCGTGTTCGAGTCCATCGGCGTGATCGACGGACATGCGCAGGAGGTCGTCCCGCATCTGGAACGCCTTGCGCACTCGGCGCGACTCTGCGACCTCCCGGTGCCGAACCAGGAGCAGTGGCGTCAGGCGATCCAGCAGGCCGCAGCACAGCTCGGTACGGGGGAGTCGGTCATCAAGCTGATCCTCAGCCGGGGCGTCGAGCACGGGCCGACGCCGACCGCCTGGGTGACGGCGGCTCCGGCGGCGGACTTCGCGGCGGTGCGGCGAAACGGCGTCAAGGTCGTCACCCTGGACCGCGGATACGACCTCGGCGCCGCGGAACGCGCCCCCTGGCTGCTGCTCGGGGCCAAGACGCTGTCCTACGCCGTGAACATGGCGGCCCTGCGCGAGGCCAAGCGCCGCGGAGCCGACGACGCGATCTTCCTGTCGAGCGACGGCTTCGTGCTGGAGGCTCCGACAGCCTCCCTCATCCTGCGCGTCGGCGACCGGTTCACGACCCCGGCCCCGAACGGCGGCATCCTGCACGGGACCACGCAGCTCAGCGTCTATGACCACCTCCTCGCGCGGGGCTTCGAAGTCGGGTACGACCGCATCCCCGCCGCCGATCTGACGCAGGCCGATGCCGCGTGGCTCGTGTCGAGTGTGCGTCTCGCGACCGCCATCACCGCGATCGACGGCACGCCGGTTCCCGTGGACACCGCCCTCACGGACGACCTCAACACCTACCTCCTCTCCCCGCGCGACTGA
- a CDS encoding anti-sigma factor, giving the protein MNEKDFAELAAGAALHALSADDERRYRRALAEHPEWAAQHDADAEAAALLADGMAPVAPPAGIRAALLAQIAQTPQDDATDPEADPEVPAAASSIPADETAPRTPRRWTRLAFALAACLALLVGVGIGAVALNDQLNRPESVVALQEIESAGDAQKATVELDDGATATAHWSGSVGKAVLVTDGLPEVADGKTYELWFVRGEDPIAAGVFDVDGGEATALLEGEMQAGDAIAVTVEQEGGSPSGLPTTDPVIVIPTA; this is encoded by the coding sequence ATGAACGAGAAGGACTTCGCAGAGCTCGCGGCAGGTGCCGCGCTCCACGCGCTGTCGGCGGACGACGAGCGTCGGTACCGACGCGCCCTCGCCGAGCATCCGGAGTGGGCGGCGCAGCACGACGCCGACGCCGAGGCTGCTGCTCTCCTCGCTGACGGCATGGCTCCGGTCGCTCCGCCCGCCGGCATCCGCGCGGCCCTGCTCGCCCAGATCGCCCAGACTCCGCAGGATGACGCCACGGACCCCGAGGCCGACCCGGAGGTCCCGGCGGCGGCGAGTTCGATTCCCGCCGATGAGACGGCGCCCCGCACGCCCCGACGCTGGACCCGGCTCGCGTTCGCGCTCGCCGCATGTCTCGCGCTGCTGGTGGGTGTCGGTATCGGTGCCGTCGCCCTCAACGATCAGCTGAACCGGCCGGAGAGCGTCGTCGCGCTGCAGGAGATCGAATCCGCGGGCGATGCGCAGAAGGCCACGGTGGAGCTCGACGACGGTGCGACGGCCACCGCGCACTGGTCGGGCTCGGTCGGCAAGGCCGTGCTGGTCACGGATGGGCTGCCCGAGGTCGCGGACGGGAAGACGTACGAGCTGTGGTTCGTGCGCGGGGAGGACCCGATCGCCGCCGGCGTGTTCGATGTCGACGGTGGGGAGGCCACCGCGCTCCTCGAGGGCGAGATGCAGGCCGGCGATGCCATCGCGGTGACGGTCGAGCAGGAGGGCGGATCGCCGTCCGGACTGCCCACGACCGACCCGGTGATCGTCATCCCGACGGCCTGA
- the sigK gene encoding ECF RNA polymerase sigma factor SigK, with the protein MLMEMVIDGMDVPEDGAAPQDAVADLLVRVASGDQAAFAALYDSLSSRVFGLILRVLVNRAQSEEVLQEVFLEIWQSASRFAPNKGQGRTWVMTIAHRRAVDRVRASQSSADRDVRAGYRDLGVAHDSVAERVELGIEGERVVAALTGLPEAQREALVLAYYGGYSQNEIAALVGAPLGTIKTRMRDGLTRLRTAMGVTA; encoded by the coding sequence ATGCTTATGGAGATGGTCATCGATGGGATGGACGTCCCCGAGGACGGGGCGGCGCCGCAGGATGCTGTCGCCGACCTCCTCGTCCGCGTCGCCTCCGGTGATCAGGCTGCCTTCGCCGCGCTGTACGACTCCCTCTCCTCCCGTGTGTTCGGCCTCATCCTCCGCGTGCTCGTGAACCGCGCGCAGAGCGAGGAGGTGCTGCAGGAGGTGTTCCTGGAGATCTGGCAATCCGCTTCCCGGTTCGCTCCGAACAAGGGACAGGGACGAACCTGGGTGATGACGATCGCGCATCGCCGGGCCGTGGATCGGGTGCGGGCTTCGCAGTCGAGTGCGGACCGGGACGTGCGTGCGGGCTATCGAGACCTCGGTGTCGCGCACGACAGCGTGGCGGAACGGGTCGAACTGGGGATCGAGGGAGAGCGGGTCGTCGCAGCGCTGACGGGGCTTCCCGAGGCGCAGCGGGAGGCGCTCGTCCTCGCCTACTACGGCGGTTACAGTCAGAACGAGATCGCGGCGCTCGTGGGAGCACCGCTGGGCACGATCAAGACACGGATGAGAGACGGGCTGACCCGGCTCCGCACGGCGATGGGGGTGACGGCATGA
- a CDS encoding cytochrome c biogenesis protein DipZ encodes MDLIIIGLLGGLITGISPCILPVLPVIFLTGGAQSASYEGEAVPAKRSRPYFVIAGLVLSFTLVTLAGSLLLGLLNLPQDIIRWVGIAVLVIIGVGLIVPRFQHILERPFQRFGQREVKNRGNGFGVGLALGAVFVPCAGPVLAAIIVAGSTGQIGVGTVLLTVSFAIGVAVPLLVFALAGRSVIERIRAFRTKERAFRIAAGVAMIALAVGLVFNVPQALQRLLPDYTAPLQEQIADSEQVQDALDLGGLVNEENKDLDQCTNGATELESCGTAPSIKGIQQWLNTPDGEAIDLKDLRGQVVLIDFWAYSCINCQRSIPHVVAWDETYRDAGLQVIGVHSPEYAFEKDPGNVAAGARDFGIEYPVALDNTLSTWTNYRNRYWPAHYLIDAEGTVRHISFGEGNYAATEKMIRELLQDADPDVELPAATDVKDETPEVGATTRETFLGSSKDVNYGGGDEYRRGDGSFTFPDDQPDDSFALDGDWTVDTQYVAPTADDARIRLQYRAAEVRMVVAGSGEVVVTDADGNEQTIRIDGTPRSYGLLEEGDIEKGTFTLEVPNGVEVYSFTFG; translated from the coding sequence ATGGACCTGATCATCATCGGCCTGCTCGGCGGGCTCATCACCGGCATCTCGCCGTGCATCCTGCCCGTGCTCCCGGTGATCTTCCTCACCGGCGGAGCCCAGTCGGCGTCGTACGAGGGGGAGGCGGTGCCGGCGAAACGCAGCCGCCCCTACTTCGTCATCGCGGGGCTCGTGCTCAGCTTCACGCTCGTGACGCTCGCCGGGTCGCTTCTCCTCGGCCTGCTGAACCTGCCGCAGGACATCATCCGCTGGGTCGGCATCGCGGTGCTTGTCATCATCGGGGTGGGACTCATCGTCCCGCGGTTCCAGCACATCCTGGAGCGGCCGTTCCAGCGCTTCGGGCAGCGAGAGGTGAAGAACCGCGGTAACGGGTTCGGCGTCGGTCTCGCCCTCGGGGCGGTCTTCGTCCCGTGCGCGGGCCCTGTCCTCGCGGCCATCATCGTCGCGGGCTCCACCGGGCAGATCGGCGTCGGGACCGTGCTGCTCACCGTCTCCTTCGCGATCGGCGTCGCCGTGCCCCTGTTGGTCTTCGCGCTCGCCGGTCGCAGCGTCATCGAGCGCATCCGGGCCTTCCGCACGAAGGAACGGGCGTTCCGGATCGCCGCCGGGGTGGCGATGATCGCGCTCGCCGTGGGTCTCGTCTTCAACGTCCCCCAGGCCCTGCAGCGGCTGCTCCCGGACTACACCGCGCCGCTGCAGGAGCAGATCGCCGACTCCGAGCAGGTGCAGGACGCCCTCGATCTCGGCGGCCTCGTCAACGAGGAGAACAAGGACCTCGACCAGTGCACGAACGGCGCGACGGAGCTGGAGTCCTGCGGCACGGCGCCGTCCATCAAGGGGATCCAGCAGTGGCTCAACACCCCGGACGGAGAGGCCATCGATCTGAAGGATCTGCGCGGGCAGGTCGTCCTCATCGACTTCTGGGCGTACTCCTGCATCAACTGCCAGCGCTCCATCCCGCACGTCGTGGCCTGGGATGAGACCTACCGTGATGCGGGGCTGCAGGTGATCGGCGTCCACTCGCCCGAGTACGCGTTCGAGAAGGATCCGGGGAACGTCGCCGCCGGCGCACGCGACTTCGGCATCGAGTACCCCGTCGCGCTCGACAACACGCTCTCCACCTGGACCAACTACCGCAATCGGTACTGGCCCGCGCACTACCTCATCGACGCGGAGGGCACCGTGCGCCACATCTCCTTCGGTGAGGGCAACTACGCCGCGACCGAGAAGATGATCAGGGAGCTGCTGCAGGACGCCGACCCCGACGTCGAGCTTCCCGCCGCCACGGACGTGAAGGACGAGACCCCCGAGGTGGGGGCCACGACCCGGGAGACCTTCCTCGGCTCCTCGAAGGACGTCAACTACGGCGGTGGCGACGAGTACCGCCGCGGCGACGGCAGCTTCACCTTCCCCGATGACCAGCCCGACGACAGCTTCGCGCTGGACGGGGACTGGACAGTGGACACCCAGTACGTGGCGCCGACGGCTGACGACGCGCGGATCCGGCTGCAGTATCGCGCGGCCGAGGTGCGCATGGTCGTCGCGGGGTCGGGTGAGGTGGTGGTCACGGACGCCGACGGGAACGAGCAGACGATCCGGATCGACGGAACGCCGCGTTCGTACGGCCTGCTCGAGGAGGGCGACATCGAGAAGGGCACGTTCACGCTCGAGGTCCCCAACGGCGTCGAGGTGTATTCGTTCACATTCGGGTGA
- a CDS encoding fasciclin domain-containing protein, translating into MFSTKKKVTAAVTLGLASAFLLSACSMGSGTSTEESSEPTTPESSESTPMEMDPAANLVGPGCAAYAEEVPDGAGSIQGMSQDPVAVAASNNPMLTTLVSAVSGELNPDVNLVDTLNGDEFTVFAPVDDAFAKIDAATIETLKTDSDLLTSILTYHVVPGQIEPSDIEGMHTTVQGADLEVTGSGDEWMVNDANVICGGVQTANATVYLIDSVLMPPAE; encoded by the coding sequence ATGTTCAGCACCAAGAAGAAGGTCACCGCAGCAGTCACCCTGGGTCTGGCGAGCGCATTCCTGCTCTCGGCATGTTCCATGGGCAGCGGGACGAGCACGGAGGAGTCGTCGGAGCCGACGACGCCGGAGTCGTCGGAGTCGACGCCGATGGAGATGGACCCCGCCGCGAACCTCGTCGGTCCCGGCTGCGCGGCGTACGCCGAAGAGGTCCCGGACGGCGCCGGTTCCATCCAGGGCATGTCCCAGGACCCGGTGGCGGTCGCCGCCTCGAACAACCCGATGCTGACGACGCTCGTCTCGGCCGTCAGCGGTGAGCTGAACCCCGACGTGAACCTCGTCGACACGCTCAACGGCGACGAGTTCACCGTGTTCGCACCGGTCGACGACGCCTTCGCGAAGATCGACGCCGCGACGATCGAGACTCTGAAGACCGACAGCGACCTGCTGACCTCGATCCTCACGTACCACGTGGTCCCCGGCCAGATCGAGCCGTCCGACATCGAGGGCATGCACACCACCGTCCAGGGCGCCGACCTCGAGGTGACCGGCAGCGGTGACGAGTGGATGGTCAACGACGCCAACGTCATCTGCGGCGGCGTGCAGACCGCGAACGCGACCGTGTACCTCATCGACTCGGTCCTGATGCCCCCGGCTGAGTAA
- a CDS encoding type 1 glutamine amidotransferase domain-containing protein — protein sequence MTLTGNRVAFLATDGFEDSELTSPWEAVTTEGASATLIAPDGAAITGKNGHEQAVDLKAADASADQFDALVLPGGVVNADHLRMDQASIDLARAFFEQHKPVGVICHGAWILIEAGVVDGRTITSYPSLKTDLRNAGASWVDEEVVVDEGLVSSRTPDDLPAFNAKLVEEIGEGKHAGQTA from the coding sequence ATGACTCTCACCGGAAACCGCGTGGCATTCCTGGCGACGGACGGCTTCGAGGACAGCGAGCTCACGAGCCCCTGGGAGGCGGTGACGACGGAGGGCGCGAGCGCCACTCTCATCGCGCCGGACGGTGCCGCGATCACCGGCAAGAACGGACATGAGCAGGCTGTCGACCTGAAGGCCGCCGACGCCTCCGCCGACCAGTTCGACGCGCTCGTGCTGCCGGGCGGCGTGGTGAACGCCGACCACCTCCGCATGGATCAGGCCTCCATCGACCTGGCCCGTGCGTTCTTCGAGCAGCACAAGCCCGTCGGCGTGATCTGCCACGGCGCCTGGATCCTCATCGAGGCCGGTGTCGTCGACGGTCGGACGATCACGAGCTACCCCAGCCTGAAGACCGACCTCCGCAACGCCGGCGCGAGCTGGGTGGACGAGGAGGTCGTGGTCGACGAGGGTCTCGTGTCGAGCCGCACCCCCGACGACCTCCCGGCGTTCAACGCCAAGCTCGTCGAGGAGATCGGCGAGGGCAAGCACGCGGGGCAGACCGCCTGA
- a CDS encoding CGNR zinc finger domain-containing protein codes for MHLNPYGEYAVLLAASLANDWPEDRAGIEERTLALGMTQTFPPAPDDHAEVRAVIDDWLAIVDEPDADARAALLNDQLAAAGAYPRLTNHDDEGWHLHYRDDVRSLPFVLRAIINLGTALHLVTRGMNRLGRCNAPPCTNVVADVTRNGRQRFCSVRCANRAAVRRHRARVS; via the coding sequence ATGCATCTCAACCCTTACGGCGAGTATGCGGTGCTCCTCGCCGCCTCCCTCGCGAACGACTGGCCGGAGGACCGCGCGGGCATCGAGGAGCGCACGCTCGCGCTGGGGATGACGCAGACGTTTCCGCCGGCCCCGGACGACCACGCGGAGGTGCGCGCCGTGATCGACGACTGGCTGGCCATCGTCGACGAACCGGACGCCGATGCGCGGGCCGCTCTGCTCAACGATCAGCTCGCCGCCGCTGGGGCCTATCCGCGGCTCACCAACCACGATGACGAGGGGTGGCATCTGCACTATCGCGACGACGTGCGCTCGCTGCCCTTCGTGCTGCGCGCGATCATCAACCTCGGCACCGCGCTGCACCTCGTGACGAGGGGGATGAACCGTCTCGGACGCTGCAACGCTCCGCCGTGCACGAACGTCGTCGCGGATGTGACGCGCAACGGCCGCCAGCGGTTCTGCTCCGTGAGGTGCGCGAACCGGGCGGCCGTGCGGCGCCATCGGGCGCGCGTCAGCTGA
- a CDS encoding DUF1697 domain-containing protein: MSRSVLLLRAVNVSGRSSVPMARLREVLDTETDLQDVSTYIASGNIVCATPRDPAASCATVRALIAAEFGVDTPVIHRTHAELADSEAAQPFPEGELKLVHAMFLEGAPAAGALDALQGRLVPGERLALVGHDLWIDYAAGGVHTTRLTKAVLDRALGTAGTARNLRTVRKLIALTA; the protein is encoded by the coding sequence GTGAGTCGCAGCGTCCTCCTCCTCCGCGCGGTCAACGTCAGCGGACGCAGCAGCGTACCCATGGCCCGGCTGCGGGAAGTCCTCGACACCGAGACCGACCTGCAGGACGTCTCCACCTACATCGCCAGCGGCAACATCGTCTGCGCGACCCCGCGAGACCCGGCGGCGTCCTGCGCGACGGTGCGCGCGCTGATCGCAGCCGAGTTCGGTGTCGACACCCCGGTCATCCACCGCACGCACGCCGAGCTCGCCGACTCCGAGGCGGCCCAGCCCTTCCCGGAGGGGGAGCTGAAGCTGGTGCACGCGATGTTCCTCGAGGGTGCTCCGGCGGCCGGCGCCCTCGATGCCCTGCAGGGACGTCTCGTGCCGGGCGAGCGTCTCGCCCTGGTCGGGCACGATCTGTGGATCGACTACGCCGCCGGGGGAGTGCACACGACCAGACTCACGAAGGCGGTGCTCGACCGTGCGCTCGGGACTGCCGGGACGGCCCGTAACCTGCGCACCGTGCGGAAGCTCATCGCCCTGACGGCATGA
- a CDS encoding isochorismatase family protein, which produces MSRALLIVDVQNDFTEGGALAVQGGDAVAAAISAHLASHAADYEVIVASRDWHDADGDNGGHFSSTPDYTDSWPVHCVAGTAGADYDPLLVTDGVTHHVRKGQGRPAYSMFEGVSDDGATVAAVLSAAGVVTADVVGIATDHCVRASGLDAIAHGVHVRILTDLIAGVAPESSAAALAELAHAGAELLESAEA; this is translated from the coding sequence ATGAGCAGAGCGCTTCTCATCGTCGACGTGCAGAACGACTTCACCGAGGGCGGCGCCCTGGCCGTCCAGGGTGGTGACGCGGTGGCCGCCGCGATATCCGCCCACCTCGCGTCGCACGCCGCCGACTATGAGGTCATCGTGGCCTCCCGGGACTGGCACGACGCGGACGGCGACAACGGCGGGCACTTCTCCTCCACCCCCGACTACACCGACTCCTGGCCCGTGCACTGCGTCGCCGGCACCGCGGGGGCGGACTACGATCCGCTGCTGGTGACGGACGGCGTCACCCACCACGTGCGCAAGGGTCAGGGGCGCCCGGCGTACTCGATGTTCGAGGGGGTGTCCGACGACGGCGCGACGGTCGCCGCGGTCCTCAGCGCCGCGGGGGTCGTCACGGCGGACGTCGTCGGCATCGCCACAGACCACTGCGTCCGCGCCTCGGGACTCGACGCGATCGCCCACGGCGTCCACGTCCGCATCCTCACGGACCTGATCGCCGGAGTCGCCCCCGAATCGAGCGCCGCGGCCCTCGCCGAACTCGCGCATGCCGGTGCCGAACTCCTCGAGAGCGCGGAGGCGTGA